One window of Centropristis striata isolate RG_2023a ecotype Rhode Island chromosome 21, C.striata_1.0, whole genome shotgun sequence genomic DNA carries:
- the LOC131959175 gene encoding gastrula zinc finger protein XlCGF57.1-like, with protein sequence MFQQLMDKEEVPPEWSPSMHQEDPERLQIKGEQEEQWISPEGEQHNGLEEIDITRFPFTVVIVKCEDEEEKCSLLHHSQAEDNREVERPASSSAVQIKPETDEEDCGGSEPARKREPTPEIEIHYDEWQDPLSDSEPEDSDDDWTRSPESAVNALKYEEAPGSDVTSNTVKKSFSFTSLDSKKCFRVKQPAETKTRVHTREIPVGCDECGKRFTKRAYLKSHKRIHTGEKPFGCDVCKKRFTQQGSLNRHVKVHTGEKPFGCDECGKRFTKRRLLKSHMRVHKAEELLVCDVCGKRFTQRGSLNRHVKVHTGEKPFGCDLCVKRFTTKGAVKAHMRVHTGEKLISCSYCGKRFTHQGNLQSHIRVHTGERPFGCDVCGKRFTHQGNLQSHMRVHTGERPFGCDVCGKRFTQQHTLNRHLNVHQE encoded by the coding sequence ATGTTCCAGCAGCTGATGGATAAAGAAGAGGTTCCCCCTGAGTGGAGCCCCAGCATGCACCAGGAGGACCCAGAGCGCCTCCAGATTAAAGGGGAACAGGAAGAACAATGGATCAGTCCAGAGGGAGAGCAGCATAATGGTCTGGAGGAGATCGATATCACCAGGTTTCCATTCACTGTGGTTATTGTGAAGtgtgaagatgaagaagagaaaTGTTCTCTGCTTCATCACAGCCAAGCGGAGGACAACAGAGAGGTAGAGCGTCCAGCCAGCAGCTCAGCTGTGCAGATAAAACCAGAAACTGATGAAGAAGACTGTGGAGGATCAGAACCAGCCAGGAAGAGAGAGCCAACTCCTGAAATCGAAATCCATTACGATGAATGGCAAGACCCTTTGTCAGATTCTGAACCTGAAGACAGTGATGATGATTGGACCAGGTCACCTGAGTCTGCTGTGAATGCTCTGAAATATGAGGAAGCTCCTGGAAGTGATGTGACATCTAACACTGTGAAAAAGTCCTTTAGCTTCACCAGCTTGgatagtaaaaaatgttttagagtGAAGCAACCAGCAGAAACAAAGACCAGAGTCCACACAAGAGAGATACCAGTTGGTTGTGATGAATGTGGGAAAAGATTCACAAAACGGGCATATTTGAAGTCGCACAAGagaattcacacaggagagaaaccatttggtTGTGATGTATGTAAGAAAAGATTTACACAGCAGGGAAGTCTGAACAGACATGTAAAAgtacacacaggagagaaaccatttggtTGTGATGAATGTGGGAAAAGATTCACAAAACGGAGACTTCTGAAGTCACACATGAGGGTTCACAAAGCAGAGGAACTACTTGTTTGTGATGTCTGTGGCAAAAGATTTACACAGCGGGGAAGTCTGAACAGACATGTAAAAgtacacacaggagagaaaccatttggtTGTGACTTGTGTGTGAAAAGATTTACAACTAAAGGAGCTGTGAAGGCACACATGagagttcacacaggagagaaactaaTAAGTTGCAGTTattgtgggaaaagatttacaCATCAGGGAAATTTGCAGTCACACATAagagttcacacaggagagagaccatTTGGTTGTGACGtttgtgggaaaagatttacaCATCAGGGAAATTTGCAGTCACACATGAGAGTTCACACAGGGGAGAGACCATTTGGTTGTGATGTTTGTGGAAAAAGATTTACACAGCAGCACACTTTGAATCGACACCTGAATGTCCATCAAGAATAG
- the LOC131959167 gene encoding zinc finger protein OZF-like has product MRGKGRIPLTDRMKAEQEEELSPFMENERRHKLLYAAFNPEVRLNRLDVQQLLVKQEVPPEWSPSLDQEDPELLQIKGEQEELRISPEGEQHNGLEEADITRFPFTVVIVKCEDEEEKCESSLLHHSQAEDNREAERPASSSAVQIKPETGGEDCGGSELARKREPDSHSQPNTDDEKTSVSQNPLSDSEPEPEDSDDDCMETRSSESAVNALEDEEAPVSDVTSNTVKKSFSLTSSLDSKKCFTVKQKSNTQTRVHIGEKPFGCDECGKRFAEKRSLNRHLKEHTGEKPFGCDDCGKIFARQCNLKSHMTVHTGEKGFSCDDCGKRFTRQANLNSHMRSHTGEKPFGCDDCGKRFTLQCNLKSHMTAHTGEKGFNCDDCGKRFTHQGNLKKHMRVHTGEKPFSCDDCGKRFTENGSLKRHLRGHTGEKPFGCDDCGKTLTELEHLKTHKRVHTGEKPFGCDDCGKRFTENGNLKRHMRGHKGEKPFGCDYCGKRFTELGHLNTHMRVHTGEIPFGCDECGKRFKWKLSLNRHLKVHKE; this is encoded by the exons atgaGGGGAAAAGGCAGAATTCCCctcacagacagaatgaaagcaGAGCAAGAGGAGGAACTGTCTCCTTTCATGGAAAACGAGCGACGACACAAACTACTGTATGCTGCTTTTAACCCTGAAGTCCGACTGAACAGATTAG ATGTCCAGCAGCTGTTGGTTAAACAAGAGGTCCCGCCTGAGTGGAGCCCCAGCCTGGACCAGGAGGACCCAGAGCTCCTCCAGATTAAAGGGGAACAAGAAGAACTCCGGATCAGTCCAGAGGGAGAGCAGCATAATGGTCTGGAGGAGGCCGATATCACCAGGTTTCCATTCACTGTGGTTATTGTGAAGtgtgaagatgaagaagagaaaTGTGAGAGCTCACTGCTTCATCACAGCCAAGCGGAGGACAACAGAGAGGCAGAGCGTCCAGCCAGCAGCTCAGCTGTGCAGATAAAACCAGAAACTggtggagaggactgtggaggatcAGAACTAGCCAGGAAGAGAGAGCCAGACAGTCATTCACAACCAAACACTGATGATGAAAAGACTTCAGTCTCTCAAAACCCTTTGTCAGATtctgaacctgaacctgaagACAGTGATGATGATTGTATGGAGACCAGGTCAAGTGAGTCTGCTGTGAATGCTTTGGAAGATGAGGAAGCTCCTGTAAGTGATGTGACATCTAACACTGTGAAAAAGTCCTTTAGCCTCACTAGCAGCTTGgatagtaaaaaatgttttacagtgaAACAAAAGTCAAACACCCAGACCAGAGTCCACATaggagagaaaccatttggttgtgatgaatgtgggaaaagatttgCAGAAAAGCGAAGTCTGAACAGACATCTAAAAgaacacacaggagagaaaccatttggtTGTGATGATTGTGGGAAAATATTTGCACGGCAGTGCAACCTGAAGTCTCACATGAcagtccacacaggagagaaaggatttagttgtgatgattgtgggaaaagatttacaCGTCAGGCAAATCTGAATTCACACATGAGAagtcacacaggagagaaaccatttggttgtgatgattgtgggaaaagatttacaCTGCAGTGCAACCTGAAGTCACACATGACAgcccacacaggagagaaaggaTTTAATTGTGATgattgtgggaaaagatttacaCATCAGGGAAATCTGAAGAAACATATGagagttcacacaggagagaaaccatttaGTTGTGATGATTGTGGGAAAAGGTTTACAGAAAACGGAAGTCTTAAGAGACACCTGAGAggtcacacaggagagaaaccatttggtTGTGACGATTGTGGGAAAACACTCACAGAACTGGAACATCTGAAGACACATAAGagagttcacacaggagagaaaccatttggttgtgatgattgtgggaaaagatttacagaaaatggaaatcTTAAGAGACACATGAGAGGGCACAAaggagagaaaccatttggtTGTGATTACTGTGGGAAAAGGTTCACAGAACTGGGGCATCTGAATACACATATGagagttcacacaggagagataCCATTTGGTTGTGATGAATGCGGTAAAAGATTTAAGTGGAAACTAAGTTTAAATCGACACCTGAAAGTCCACAAAGAATAG
- the LOC131959176 gene encoding zinc finger and SCAN domain-containing protein 22-like: MFQQLLVKEDFPPEWSPSLDQKDPELLQIKGEQEELRISPEGEQHNGLEEADITRFPSTVVHVKCEDEEEKCECSLLHHSQAEDNREAEHPAGSSAVQIKPETDGEDCGGSGPARKREPDSHSQPNTDDEKTSVSPETEIHYGDWQDPLSDSEPEDSDDDWIETRSSGSAVNALKYEEAPGSDVTSNTAKKSFSLTSSLDSKKCFIVNQKSNTKTRIHSGEKPLGCDECGKRFTKRGHLKAHMRIHNGEKPFGCDNCGKSFTEQGHLSRHMRVHTGEKRFGCSVCGKRVARQDNLNLHMRVHTGVKPFSCELCGKRFTQQGHLKQHMRVHIGEKQFGCDVCGKTFKWKTNFNRHLKVHKE; this comes from the coding sequence ATGTTCCAGCAACTGTTGGTTAAAGAAGATTTCCCCCCTGAGTGGAGCCCCAGCCTGGACCAGAAGGACCCAGAGCTCCTCCAGATTAAAGGGGAACAGGAAGAACTCCGGATCAGTCCAGAGGGAGAGCAGCATAATGGTCTGGAGGAGGCCGATATCACCAGGTTTCCATCCACTGTGGTTCATGTGAAGTGTGAAGACGAAGAAGAGAAATGTGAGTGTTCACTGCTTCATCACAGCCAAGCGGAGGACAACAGAGAGGCAGAGCATCCAGCCGGCAGCTCAGCTGTGCAGATAAAACCAGAAACTGATGGAGAAGACTGTGGAGGATCAGGACCAGCCAGGAAGAGAGAGCCAGACAGTCATTCACAACCAAACACTGATGATGAAAAGACTTCAGTCTCCCCTGAGACTGAAATCCATTACGGTGACTGGCAAGACCCTTTGTCAGATTCTGAACCTGAAGACAGTGATGATGACTGGATAGAGACCAGGTCATCTGGGTCTGCTGTCAATGCTCTGAAATATGAGGAAGCTCCTGGAAGTGATGTGACAtctaacactgcaaaaaagtcctTTAGCCTCACCAGCAGCTTGgatagtaaaaaatgttttatagtaAATCAAAAGTCAAACACCAAGACCAGAATCCActcaggagagaaaccattAGGTTGTGATGAATGTGGGAAAAGATTCACAAAGCGGGGACATCTGAAGGCACACATGAGAATTCACAATGGAGAGAAACCCTTTGGTTGTGATAATTGTGGCAAAAGTTTTACAGAACAGGGCCATCTGAGTAGACACATGagagttcacacaggagagaaaagatTTGGTTGTAGTGTATGTGGAAAAAGAGTTGCACGGCAGGACAATTTGAATCTACACATGAGAGTTCACACAGGAGTTAAACCATTTAGTTGTGAGTTATGTGGAAAAAGATTTACACAGCAGGGACATCTGAAGCAACATATGAGAGTTCACATTGGAGAGAAACAATTTGGTTGTGATGTTTGTGGGAAAACATTTAAGTGGAAAACAAATTTTAATCGACACCTGAAAGTTCACAAAGAATAG